From a single Apium graveolens cultivar Ventura chromosome 2, ASM990537v1, whole genome shotgun sequence genomic region:
- the LOC141707709 gene encoding 2-dehydro-3-deoxyphosphooctonate aldolase 1: MDSASELYNQLKSAEPFFILAGPNVIESEEHIFRMAKHIKAITSKLGLPLIFKSSFDKANRTSSKSFRGPGLSEGLKILEKVKLAYDLPIVTDVHEASQCDAVGQVADIIQIPAFLCRQTDLLVAAAQTGKIINIKKGQFCAPSVMANSAEKVRLAGNQNVMVCERGTMFGYSDLIVDPRNLEWMREANCPIVADITHSLQQPAGKKLEGGGVASGGLRELIPCIARTAVAVGVDGIFMEVHDDPLNAPVDGPTQWPLRHLEELLVELVEIARVTKGKQQFKIDLTPFRD, encoded by the exons ATGGATTCAGCATCAGAGTTATATAACCAGCTCAAG TCAGCGGAGCCATTTTTTATATTGGCGGGTCCTAATGTGATTGAGTCGGAGGAACATATTTTTCGTATGGCGAAGCACATCAAAGCTATTACTTCAAA GCTTGGGCTTCCACTGATCTTCAAGTCCAGTTTTGACAAAGCTAATAGAACATCATCCAAGTCTTTCCGTGGTCCTGGTTTATCAGAAGGCTTGAAG ATACTTGAAAAGGTGAAACTGGCATATGACCTACCCATAGTGACTGACGTACATGAAGCAAGCCAG TGTGATGCAGTTGGTCAAGTTGCCGATATAATTCAGATTCCAGCATTCCTTTGCAGACAG ACAGATTTATTAGTTGCGGCTGCGCAAACGGGAAAGATTATCAACATCAAGAAAGGCCAATTTTGTGCACCTTCT GTTATGGCAAATTCTGCTGAAAAAGTTAGGCTAGCTGGAAATCAAAATGTTATGGTTTGTGAGCGAGGAACTATGTTTGGCTATA GTGATTTGATTGTTGATCCACGAAACTTGGAATGGATGCGGGAAGCTAATTGTCCGATC GTAGCTGATATTACACATTCATTACAACAACCTGCTGGAAAGAAG CTAGAAGGTGGGGGTGTTGCAAGTGGGGGGCTTCGTGAACTAATACCTTGCATAGCGAGGACAGCGGTTGCTGTTGGAGTGGATGGAATCTTTATGGAG GTTCATGATGATCCTCTAAATGCTCCTGTCGATGGTCCCACACAGTGG CCTCTGCGCCATTTGGAGGAACTGCTAGTGGAGCTTGTAGAAATAGCT AGGGTTACAAAGGGAAAACAACAGTTCAAGATTGATCTCACTCCATTCCGTGATTAG
- the LOC141706037 gene encoding zinc transporter 1-like: MICHQACCKINTTILCILLLLPTAVLQDSTCIDGAKQHNKDGVLDYKIIALATILVAGGIGVSLPQLGSKISALNPENDIFFMIKAFAGGVILATGFVHVLPDAFSTLTSPCLERNPWKYFPFAGVIAMISSIGTLIIHTLASGYYKRSHFQKDKQAVVEEENIEVDEHEGHLHNHNHAKHGHDHGSALFPQDETKLTDLMRHRIISQVLELGIVIHSIIIGVTLGASESPNTIKTLIAALSFHQFFEGLGLGGCISQAKFKSLRTTIMALLFSLTTPGGIAIGIGISNIYSEHSPTALIVQGIFSSASAGILIYMALVDLLAADFMDQRMQSNARLQVAANISLLLGAGCMSLLAIWA, encoded by the exons ATGATTTGTCATCAAGCTTGTTGCAAAATAAACACTACAATATTATGCATTCTTCTTTTGCTTCCCACTGCAGTATTACAGGACTCCACATGTATAGATGGTGCTAAACAACATAACAAAGACGGGGTGCTTGACTATAAAATCATTGCTCTTGCTACGATTCTGGTTGCTGGTGGAATAGGGGTGAGCCTTCCGCAGCTTGGAAGCAAAATAAGTGCTTTGAATCCAGAAAACGATATATTTTTCATGATCAAGGCCTTTGCGGGTGGCGTGATATTGGCAACCGGATTTGTACATGTGCTACCAGATGCATTCAGCACTCTAACATCACCATGCCTTGAGAGGAACCCTTGGAAATATTTCCCATTCGCAGGGGTCATAGCAATGATTTCTTCAATTGGAACACTCATCATACACACACTTGCATCTGGTTACTACAAAAGGTCACACTTCCAAAAGGATAAGCAAGCAGTTGTGGAAGAAGAGAATATTGAAGTTGATGAACATGAGGGCCATTTGCACAATCATAATCATGCAAAACACGGTCATGATCATGGCTCTGCCTTGTTTCCTCAAGATGAAACTAAGTTAACTGATCTTATGAGGCATCGAATCATATCTCAA GTTCTGGAATTAGGAATAGTTATTCACTCGATCATCATCGGTGTCACACTCGGAGCTTCTGAAAGCCCAAACACAATAAAGACTCTTATTGCAGCTTTGTCTTTCCATCAGTTTTTTGAGGGCCTGGGACTTGGTGGATGCATCTCGCAG GCGAAATTCAAATCTCTGCGCACAACAATAATGGCGCTATTATTCTCCCTCACCACTCCGGGGGGAATTGCTATTGGCATTGGGATATCTAATATCTACAGCGAACATAGTCCCACTGCTTTAATTGTTCAGGGTATATTCAGTTCTGCTTCTGCTGGGATACTGATATATATGGCACTTGTGGACCTACTAGCAGCAGATTTCATGGATCAAAGGATGCAAAGCAATGCAAGGCTTCAAGTAGCAGCAAATATTTCACTACTCCTGGGAGCTGGTTGTATGTCTCTGTTAGCCATATGGGCATGA